The region AGGCGTCGCCGCGATGGCTATCCGGGCGGCCGAAGAGCGGGGAACCCCCCGGGTGGCGCTCTCGGGCGGGGTGGCCTACAACCGGGCGATCCGAGAGACGATACGGAGCGAGATCCTTGCCGCCGGGCTTGAGTTCGTCATCAACCGGGACTACCCGCTCGGGGACGGGTGCATCAGTTTCGGGCAGGTGGTGTACGGGGGAAGCGTAGAGTAAGGAGACAGGCGCCCGCATTTTTCCACGGAGCGCCCTGGCGACGACCGGGGCGATCGGGCATATCCCGAGATCATCTCCTATCAGCAATCCGCACTTAGAAGTCGTCGCAGAGAGGCATGCCGCCGAAAAGTCCCGCACAGGGATAGATACCCGGACGTGCGCCTAATGAGTTACTCCGATCGGCAGGCCCATGTAGCCTATATCGGAACATCGGCCGGGAGAAGAGGCATTCTGGGAGAAATCACTGTAACATAGAACTCATGAGATACCGGCGAACCGCCGGCGAAAGGAAAAAAGGTTTAGCCGAAGAGGGCACCGAGACCGGCCATGCCGCTCTCTTCTTCCTCTTCCTTCTTTGCCTCTTCCTTTGCCTCTTCCTCGGCTGCGGGTGCGGCGGCTGCAGGGGCAGCGGCTGCGGGTGCAGCGGCGGCGACCGGCGCGACGGCGGCCTTGCTGATGGCCTCCTCGATGTTCACATCCTCGAGTGCGGCGACGAGCGCCTTCACACGGGCGTCCTCGACGGCAACGCCGGCCGCCTTCAGGACAGCAGTCACATTCTCTTCAGTTACGTCTTTGCCTGCGTTGTGCAGGAGCAGTGCAGCGTAGATGTACTCCATAATTCATTCACCTTCTTTTGATTGAATAAAGTATTAGCCGAAGAGGGCACCAAGACCGGCCATGCCGCTCTCTTCTTCCTCTTCCTTCTTCTCCTCTTCCTTCGTCTCTTCCTCGGGCTTTGCCTCGGCTGCCGCCGGCGCGCTCGCGGGTGCGGCGGCGGTTGCAGCGGAAGCGGCCTTCAGGGTCGCCTCATCGAGTTCGAAGCCGCGGTCCTGTGCCGCGAGCGCGACGACCAGCATCTCGCGCTGGGCCCGTCCGATGATCAGGTCGATGATGTCCTTCTCGTAGATGCTCGCCTCGACGCCCACGTTCCGAGCTTCCCGAACCGCCTTGCCGATGATGGCGCTGATGGTAAGCTTGGTCGGGACGGCGGCATTGACCGAGAGGTTGAACGCCTGCTGGGCCGCAAGCACGATGTTGCTCACGTAGGCCTCTTCATCGATGGCCAGGAGATCCGGCGTGAAGATGGTGTCCCGATAGTATGCAGCCTGCAGGACGAGACCGACGTCCATCGGCTTGATATCGAGTTTCACGAGCGCATCGGCAACCTTCTTGCTGATGACCTCGCCTTCCTTCACGACCGTCTTGGTCTCTCTGATCTTGACCTTTCCGCCCTCGATGGCTGCAGGAATCCCTACCTGCTGAAGCTCGCCCACAATGGGGCCGGGCTTGAAGGAGGTCGGACCCTTCGGGACGACGATATCCTCAGGCGCAGTCTCGCCGGGCTTCGCCGCCATCTTGGTCTTCGTCTTCTCCAGCAGCTTGAAGAGCTTGAAGGGATTCTCGTTCGTGAAGATCAGAGCGCTCTGGCCCGTGGCGTGCTCCTTCAGCGCCTCGACACTGCCGCCGAGCTCGCCTAACGCATGCTCGATCAGCGTGTTGCGGGCCATCTTCACCGTCGCCGTGCCGCGGAGATTCCGCCGGATATGCTGGACCTGCGAGGCAGGGATGCCGTACATGTCCACAACGCCGACGAGCGTGTACTCCTCGACACCGCGCTTGATCTCGTCTACTTCTTCCTTCTTCCACCGGGGCAGGTGGCGCGTATATACTGCCATCAGATCACCCTCACTGCCGGCCCCATGGTTGTCTTCACGTAGACCGAGTGAATATTCATCGCCCCGCTCTCGAGCACGGCCTCGACCCTCCGCAGGATCACATCGATGTTCTCAGCGACCTCTTCGGGATTCATTCCGGCCGATCCGACCTTTGCGTGGAAAACCTTCTTATCCTTCGTCCGGATCTTCACGGAACTGCGCAGACGCTGGACGATAGGCCTGATATCCGTTCCCTGAGGAATCGGCATCGGCATCCTCCCGCGCGGCCCGAGTCTAACACCGAGATAGCGACCGACGAGAGGCATCATTGCCGTCTCTGCAAGGAAGAACTGATACTCCCCCGCCATCTTGCGTGCTTCGCGGGGCTCTCCGCCGAGCCGCTCGATCTCCTCAGGTCCGATGATAAGGTCCACATCCGCATCCTTTGCCTGCGTGGTGATGTCGCCCTTCCCGAGAACTGCGATCTTGATGTTGTCAAAACCGTTCGGGAGGAGAATCGTCTCATCGATACGATTCTTGGGCTGGGACATGTCGATATTCCTGAGGTTGACGGTGATATCCACGCTCTCCTTGAACTTCCGTTCCGGAGCCTTCTCCAGTGCCGTCTTTACGGCATTCAGTATACTGGTTTTGTCAACCATCCTTTGCCTCCATAGTACGCGACCTCACGATCTTCTATGGTTGTCTGACATCTATGCGACGAGTACGCCGTCGTATGTCCCGTCGTTGATGGCTTGGATCATCTCGCAGGGCTTTTTGCCCTCAACGGTGACCCCGACGCTCACGCACGTTCCAACGACCTCTTTGACAGCCGATTTCAGGTCGTACGAGAGCATGTCATCAAGTTTCATACGGGCAATACGGACAGCGGCCTCCAGCGGCAGATCGCCCGCCACCTGGGTACCAGGCGTTGCGGCGCCCTTCCCGATGCCGGCCTCTTTCATAACGAGAGCCGCCGTGGGCGGAATGCCCACCTCAATCGTGAAGTTCCGCTTCTCGTCGACCGTGACCGTCACCGGCACCTGCATGCCGTTGAAATCGGCCGTCTTCTTGTTGATCTCGTCGACGACTGCCTTCACGTTGATACCGAGAGGTCCGAGCGCTGGCCCGAGAGGCGGGCCTGCTGTAGCCTTGCCGCCGGGTACCAATACCTCGACCGTTTCTGTCATACAAATTCACCAGCCTATCCCTCAGGGGAATAGTTGCCTGGGTTATCTAAGGTCATCGTAAGGGGATTTAAAGGTATAGTGCCGGGTGCGGAACCACACCTGCGCCCGGGTTTTCCAAGGGGCGAATGCACCCCACCCGTGCGAACGCACATCCGGCGTGGAGACCCCGTTAGGATTTCAGAAAAAAGTGACGAGGCGGTCTATCTCAACCGGCCTCTTCAGTCCGCTCCACGACGCGGACGGAGTCGCCGCGTACCGTGATCGGAATCGGGACCATACTTTCGTAGAGTTCGACCGTGATCTCTTCCTTCGCAGAATCGATCCTCTTCACAACCGCCTTCTCGCCCTTGAACGGGCCCGCGATGATCTCGACGATCGTGCCTTCGGTGATGCCGCTGACCACCGGTTTCGGCACCAGGAAGTGCTCAACCTCCGAGAGGTTGGTCGAGCCCTGCACCACTGCGCGCGCGTGGGGGATCAACTCCACCAACTGTTCCATCCTGGCGATGGGGTCGGGGCTCTCCACAAGGACGTAGCCCTTCAGTTCCTCAGGGACCATGACGGCCATCACATGGATGTCCTTCTGCTCCCGAGTCACCTTCTCGATATTGTCGGCTACAGTCCGTTCCTGCTTTGCGGTCGTCTTTATTGCATATACTCTGTTTACGCTCTCAGCCATATCCATCATTTGGGCAGTACCAGCATGATCTCATAGATGATAAAGCCGACAAGGCCGATGAGCATGATGCCGGCCGCCGCCACGATCGCGATCTTGGAGAACTCATCGCGGGTCGGCGTCCGTGCCAGTTTCAGTACGCGCCAGTACTTCTTGAAGAGCTCCTCTTCGACCTTGAAAGACTTTGCTTCCTTAACTTTCTCTTTGTAGTCCATCATTCCGGCTCACTTCAGGAAGTCGATCTCGAACTGTTTCATCATTCGTGGCATACTCTTTTCATTTCTCCCATATATTTGTGGTGACCGGACACCGGTGACCACGAGCAGCGTCCGCATCTTGCCCTGCATGTCGGGATCGACCTGGGCACCCCAGATGATACGGGCGTCCGGGTCGATACGGTCGTAGACTTCCTGGATGACGCCTTCAGCCTCGACCATCGTCATATCGGGCCCGCCGACCACGTTGACGAGCGCCGCGGTCGCCCCGGAGATATCCACGTCGAGCAACGGGGAGCGCAGTGCTTTCTTGACCGAGTCGGCGGCTTTGTCCTCGCTGTCGCTCTCGCCCATACCGATCATCGCAACGCCTCCGCGCTCCATGACGGTCCTGACATCGGCGAAGTCGAGGTTCACGAGCCCGGGCATCGTGATCAGCTCGGTGATGCCCTTGACCGCCCGCATCAGCACCTCATCCGAGACTTTAAAGGCGGCGTGGAGCGGGAGACGGGGCACGACTTCGAGCAAGCGGTCGTTCGGCACGACGATGACGGTATCGGCCACTTCACGGAGGCGTTCGAGGCCGGCCTCGGCATTCTGCGCCCGGATGGCCCCTTCCGCCGTGAACGGCAGGGTGACCACGGCGATGGTCAGGGCCCCCTCCTCGCGGGCGGACTTCGCGACCACGGGTGCGGAGCCGGTGCCGGTGCCGCCTCCAAGTCCGGTGGTGATGAAGACCATGTCGCACCCCTCGACGGCACGCTTGATGTCGTCCTCATTCTCAAGCGCCGCCTCCTCACCGACCTGCGGGATCGAACCTGCGCCGAGACCGCGGGTCCTCTGC is a window of Methanoculleus sp. 7T DNA encoding:
- the ftsZ gene encoding cell division protein FtsZ, producing the protein MKSIVEEALSRAREEQRFAEPTEVDKELEDILMELRTEIAVVGCGGGGSNTVTRMAEEGINGARLIALNTDAQHLIRTRAETRILIGRQRTRGLGAGSIPQVGEEAALENEDDIKRAVEGCDMVFITTGLGGGTGTGSAPVVAKSAREEGALTIAVVTLPFTAEGAIRAQNAEAGLERLREVADTVIVVPNDRLLEVVPRLPLHAAFKVSDEVLMRAVKGITELITMPGLVNLDFADVRTVMERGGVAMIGMGESDSEDKAADSVKKALRSPLLDVDISGATAALVNVVGGPDMTMVEAEGVIQEVYDRIDPDARIIWGAQVDPDMQGKMRTLLVVTGVRSPQIYGRNEKSMPRMMKQFEIDFLK
- a CDS encoding 50S ribosomal protein L1, whose translation is MVDKTSILNAVKTALEKAPERKFKESVDITVNLRNIDMSQPKNRIDETILLPNGFDNIKIAVLGKGDITTQAKDADVDLIIGPEEIERLGGEPREARKMAGEYQFFLAETAMMPLVGRYLGVRLGPRGRMPMPIPQGTDIRPIVQRLRSSVKIRTKDKKVFHAKVGSAGMNPEEVAENIDVILRRVEAVLESGAMNIHSVYVKTTMGPAVRVI
- a CDS encoding transcription elongation factor Spt5, translated to MAESVNRVYAIKTTAKQERTVADNIEKVTREQKDIHVMAVMVPEELKGYVLVESPDPIARMEQLVELIPHARAVVQGSTNLSEVEHFLVPKPVVSGITEGTIVEIIAGPFKGEKAVVKRIDSAKEEITVELYESMVPIPITVRGDSVRVVERTEEAG
- a CDS encoding 50S ribosomal protein L10 yields the protein MAVYTRHLPRWKKEEVDEIKRGVEEYTLVGVVDMYGIPASQVQHIRRNLRGTATVKMARNTLIEHALGELGGSVEALKEHATGQSALIFTNENPFKLFKLLEKTKTKMAAKPGETAPEDIVVPKGPTSFKPGPIVGELQQVGIPAAIEGGKVKIRETKTVVKEGEVISKKVADALVKLDIKPMDVGLVLQAAYYRDTIFTPDLLAIDEEAYVSNIVLAAQQAFNLSVNAAVPTKLTISAIIGKAVREARNVGVEASIYEKDIIDLIIGRAQREMLVVALAAQDRGFELDEATLKAASAATAAAPASAPAAAEAKPEEETKEEEKKEEEEESGMAGLGALFG
- a CDS encoding protein translocase SEC61 complex subunit gamma, with amino-acid sequence MMDYKEKVKEAKSFKVEEELFKKYWRVLKLARTPTRDEFSKIAIVAAAGIMLIGLVGFIIYEIMLVLPK
- the rpl12p gene encoding 50S ribosomal protein P1, with the protein product MEYIYAALLLHNAGKDVTEENVTAVLKAAGVAVEDARVKALVAALEDVNIEEAISKAAVAPVAAAAPAAAAPAAAAPAAEEEAKEEAKKEEEEESGMAGLGALFG
- a CDS encoding 50S ribosomal protein L11, whose protein sequence is MTETVEVLVPGGKATAGPPLGPALGPLGINVKAVVDEINKKTADFNGMQVPVTVTVDEKRNFTIEVGIPPTAALVMKEAGIGKGAATPGTQVAGDLPLEAAVRIARMKLDDMLSYDLKSAVKEVVGTCVSVGVTVEGKKPCEMIQAINDGTYDGVLVA